CGCCACGCCGTTCATGATGGCCGCCATGCCGAACTCGCGCACGCCGTAGTTGATGTGGCGGCCGATCACGCCATGGGGCGGCTCGGCCTTGTCGGCGGTGCTGTCGGGCTTGGCCTCGTCTTCGGCGCCCTGGTTGGGCTGCTGCGGCTGGCCCATGACCACGGCACCGGTCTTCGCATCGAAGCGCAGGGCCGCGGTGCTCTTGGTGTTGGTGAGGTTGGAGCCGGTGAGGTCGGCGCTGCCGCCGAGCATTTCGGGCAGCGCGGCGGTGAAGGCCTCCAGCGCGAGCTGGCTGGCCTTGCGGCTGGCCACGGTTTCGCCCTTGGTGTGGGCGGCCACCACGGTGTCGAACGCCACCTGGTGGAAGTTCTTCGGCAGCTCGCCCTTCATGCGGCGGGTGAACTCGGCGGCAAGGCCGGGGTAGGCCTGGGCGTAGGCAGCGAACTTGTCGTTCCAGGCCGCTTCGGTGCTGGCGCCCTCGGCCTTGTGGTCCCAGTCGGCGTAGGCTTCCTGCGGCACTTCGAACGGCGCGTAGGGCCAGTTCAGCGCGGCGCGGGTGAGGGTGATTTCATCGGCGCCCAGCGGCTCGCCGTGGGCCTTGGCGGTGTTGGCGCGGTTCGGGCTGCCCTTGCCGATCTGCGTCTTGCAGATGATGAGGGTGGGCTTGCTGTCCTGCTTCTTGGCCTTGGCGATGGCCTTGGACACGTCCTTGGCGTCGTTGCCGTCGATCGGGCCGATGACATTCCAGCCGTAGGCCTTGAAGCGCTCTTCGGTGTTGTCGATGAACCAGGGCTTGACCTGGCCGTCGATGCTGATGCCGTTGTCGTCGTACAGCGCGATCAGCTTGTTCAGGTGCCAGGCGCCGGCCAGCGCGCAGGCTTCGTGGCTGATGCCTTCCATCATGCAACCGTCGCCCAGGAAGGCGTAGGTGTGGTGGTCGACGATCGCGTGGTCCTTGCGGTTGAACTCGGCGGCGAGCAGCTTCTCGGCCAGGGCAAAGCCCACGGCATTGGTGATGCCCTGGCCCAGCGGACCGGTGGTGGTTTCCACGCCGGGGGTCACGTCGACCTCGGGGTGGCCCGCGGTCTTGCTGTGCAGCTGGCGGAAGTTCTTGAGCTCGCCGATCGGCAGGTCGTAGCCGGTGAGGTGCAGCACCGCGTACAGCAGCATCGAGGCATGGCCGTTCGACAGCACGAAGCGGTCGCGATCGAACCAGTGCGGGTTGGCCGGGTTGTAGCGCAGGTGTTCGCCCCAGAGTGCGACGGCCATGTCGGCCATGCCCATCGGTGCGCCCGGATGTCCGGAATTTGCTTGTTGGACGGCATCCATGGCCAGCGCGCGAATCGCGTTGGCCATCAGGGCTTCGTTTGCCATGGGCGGAGGACTTTCGGGGAATGTGGATTGGGGGGAACCCGCGATTTTACCGGGCTCGCTCCCACCCCCTCCAATACGCGCCCTGCACGCGCCGATGTTCCTTGGCAGCGCGCCGGACTGCTAGAGTTGCGACCCATGCATGGGCTGCACCTCACCGCCGATCTCCACGACTGCCAATGCGGGATGCAATGGCTCACCGACAAGGAGGCGCTCGGCGCGGTCTGCCTCAAGGCAGTCGGCGCCGCGGGGCTGCAGCCGGTGGGCACGCTGGTCCATGGATTCCCCGCCACGCCCGAGGGGCCGGGCGGGGTCACGGCCACGGTGCTGCTGGCCGAATCGCACCTTTGCATCCACACCTGGCCCGAACAGCGCGGCGCCACGCTCGACGTGTACGTGTGCAACTTCGGCGGCGACCATTCGGCCAAGGCGCATGCGCTGATGGCCTGCCTGCTGGCGCTGTTCCAGCCCCGCCACTGCGAACGCAACGAGCTGATGCGCGGCCAGGTGGCGGCGTGAGCACCCCCGCTTCCGTTCGCGCCATGATCCTTGCCGCGGGCCGCGGCGAGCGCATGCGGCCGCTGACCGACGCCACCCCCAAGCCGCTGCTCGAGGTGCGCGGCAAGCCGCTGATGCAATGGCCGATGGAAGCGCTGGCCCATGGCGGCTTCTCCGAGCTGGTGGTCAACACCGCCTGGCTGGGCGAGCAGATCTCCGGGCGCTTCGGTGCCAACCCTTTGCTGGATGGGCATGGCGCGCTATCGATTTCATACTCCGATGAAGGCCTCGACTTTGGCGGAGCGCTGGAAACGGCCGGCGGCATCGTGCGCGCGCTGCCTCGCCTCGGCGAGGTGTTCTGGGTTGCGGCCGGCGATGTGTTCGCGCCCGATTTCGCCTTCACGCAGGCTGCGGTCGACCGCTTCGTGGCCAGCGGCAAGCTCGCGCACCTCTGGCTGGTGCCGAACCCCGCGCACAACCTGAAGGGCGATTTCGGTCTTTCCGCCAGCGGACTGGCGCTCGATTCGGCCGCCGAGAAATACACCTTCTCGACCATCGGCCTGTACCGCGCAGCGATCTTCGCGCCGCCGTACTGCGGCATTCCCCCGGGCAATCCGGCGGGCGCCAAAGCCCCGCTCGCACCCATCCTGCGCGCCGCGATGGACAATGAACTCGTGAGCGCCGAGCTCTACACCGGACCCTGGACCGATGTGGGCACGCCCGAACGGCTTCTTCAACTGAACACGCCAAGATGACCACCGAAGACAACAGGATCTACGCCGAGCGCCGTGCGCGCCTCGCCTCGCAACTGGGCAAGGACGGCATCGCCATCGTGCCGACCGCGCCCGAGCGGCAGCGCAACCGCGACAGCGACTTCTTGTTCCGCCACGACAGCTACTTCTATTACCTCACCGGCTTCACCGAGCCCAATGCCTGGCTGGTGCTCGCAGGCGACGGCCGGGCGACGCTGTTCTGCGCGCCCAAGGACCTCGAACGCGAGATCTGGGATGGCTATCGCCTGGGCCCCGATGCGGCCCCCGGGGCGCTGGGCGTGGACGAGGCTTTTTCGGTCGACGAACTCGATGCCAGGCTGCCGAAGCTGCTCGAGAACCGCTCGACCGTGTGGTTTCCGTTCGCGATCCACAAGGGCCTGGAGACCCGCATCGACGGCTGGCTGCAATCGGTGCGCGCGCGCGTGCGCTACGGCGCGCTGTGCCCCGAGGAGCAGCGCGACCTCTGCGGCCCGCTCGATGAAATGCGCCTCTTCAAGGACGCGCACGAACAGGACGTCATGCGGCGCGCCGCGCAGATCAGCGCGCGCGCCCACATCCGTGCGATGCAGCTGTCGGCCCGCATGCTGCGCGAAGGCAAGGACGTGCGCGAATACCACCTCGACGCCGAGCTGCTGCACGAATTCCGCCTCGGCGGCTCGCAGTACCCGGCCTACGGCTCCATCGTGGCGGCCGGCGCGAATGCCTGCGTGCTGCACTACCGCGCCGACGCGGCGCCGGTGCGCAGCGGCGAGCTGGTGCTGATCGACGCGGGCTGCGAGCTCGACGGCTACGCGAGCGATATCACGCGCACCTTTCCGGCCAACGGCACGTTCAGCGGACCGCAGCGCGCGCTGTACGACCTGGTGCTGGCCAGCCAGGACGCATCGGCCGCGGCCACCAAGGCCGGCAACCGCTTCACCGATCCGCACGATGCGGCCGTGCGCGTGCTGTCGCAGGGCATGCTCGACCTGGGCCTGCTCGATGCCAACAAGGTGGGCGGCGTGGACGACGTGATCGACAAGCGCGCCTACTTCCAGTTCTACATGCATCGAACCGGCCATTGGCTCGGCATGGACGTGCACGACTGCGGCAGCTATGTGGAGCCCACGCAGGTCGGCGAAGTGAGCGAGCGCAAGGATCCGCTGTCGAACGAAATCATCAAGAACCGGCCGAGCCGCATCCTGCATCCCGGCATGGTGCTGACGCTGGAGCCAGGCATCTACGTGCGGCCCGGCGAGGGCGTGCCGGAGCAGTTCCACCACATCGGCATCCGCATCGAAGACGACGCGATCGTCACCGCCACGG
The Variovorax sp. OAS795 genome window above contains:
- a CDS encoding transketolase, with amino-acid sequence MANEALMANAIRALAMDAVQQANSGHPGAPMGMADMAVALWGEHLRYNPANPHWFDRDRFVLSNGHASMLLYAVLHLTGYDLPIGELKNFRQLHSKTAGHPEVDVTPGVETTTGPLGQGITNAVGFALAEKLLAAEFNRKDHAIVDHHTYAFLGDGCMMEGISHEACALAGAWHLNKLIALYDDNGISIDGQVKPWFIDNTEERFKAYGWNVIGPIDGNDAKDVSKAIAKAKKQDSKPTLIICKTQIGKGSPNRANTAKAHGEPLGADEITLTRAALNWPYAPFEVPQEAYADWDHKAEGASTEAAWNDKFAAYAQAYPGLAAEFTRRMKGELPKNFHQVAFDTVVAAHTKGETVASRKASQLALEAFTAALPEMLGGSADLTGSNLTNTKSTAALRFDAKTGAVVMGQPQQPNQGAEDEAKPDSTADKAEPPHGVIGRHINYGVREFGMAAIMNGVALHGGFIPYGGTFLTFSDYSRNAIRMAALMKRRVVHVFTHDSIGLGEDGPTHQSIEHAASLRLIPNLDVWRPGDTAETAVAWAVALQNQSRPTALLLSRQNIAYAPKGDLGDISRGAYVLSEPEAVGLKSKKTAAVIIATGSEVQLALAAQKLLAEKKIAVRVVSMPSTTTFDRQDVAYKKSVLPKKLPRIAVEMGCTGGWWKYGCAAVVGIDSYGESAPAPALFKHFGFTAENVAATVEAALRD
- the speD gene encoding adenosylmethionine decarboxylase: MHGLHLTADLHDCQCGMQWLTDKEALGAVCLKAVGAAGLQPVGTLVHGFPATPEGPGGVTATVLLAESHLCIHTWPEQRGATLDVYVCNFGGDHSAKAHALMACLLALFQPRHCERNELMRGQVAA
- a CDS encoding nucleotidyltransferase family protein, whose product is MILAAGRGERMRPLTDATPKPLLEVRGKPLMQWPMEALAHGGFSELVVNTAWLGEQISGRFGANPLLDGHGALSISYSDEGLDFGGALETAGGIVRALPRLGEVFWVAAGDVFAPDFAFTQAAVDRFVASGKLAHLWLVPNPAHNLKGDFGLSASGLALDSAAEKYTFSTIGLYRAAIFAPPYCGIPPGNPAGAKAPLAPILRAAMDNELVSAELYTGPWTDVGTPERLLQLNTPR
- a CDS encoding aminopeptidase P N-terminal domain-containing protein produces the protein MTTEDNRIYAERRARLASQLGKDGIAIVPTAPERQRNRDSDFLFRHDSYFYYLTGFTEPNAWLVLAGDGRATLFCAPKDLEREIWDGYRLGPDAAPGALGVDEAFSVDELDARLPKLLENRSTVWFPFAIHKGLETRIDGWLQSVRARVRYGALCPEEQRDLCGPLDEMRLFKDAHEQDVMRRAAQISARAHIRAMQLSARMLREGKDVREYHLDAELLHEFRLGGSQYPAYGSIVAAGANACVLHYRADAAPVRSGELVLIDAGCELDGYASDITRTFPANGTFSGPQRALYDLVLASQDASAAATKAGNRFTDPHDAAVRVLSQGMLDLGLLDANKVGGVDDVIDKRAYFQFYMHRTGHWLGMDVHDCGSYVEPTQVGEVSERKDPLSNEIIKNRPSRILHPGMVLTLEPGIYVRPGEGVPEQFHHIGIRIEDDAIVTATGCELISRGVPVKADEIEALMRA